The Candidatus Moraniibacteriota bacterium nucleotide sequence TCATCCCCTCTTTGGTTATATGCGGCTCGGGAATCACAAATGTTTCGCCAAATTTATTATTAAATCTTTTTCCAAGTGTCCGGGTAAGTTCCACGTGCTGAACCTGGTCTTCACCCACTGGAACTTTTTCCGCATCATAAAGCAGAATATCTGCCGCCATCAGAATCGGATAATCATATAACCCAACTCCGATACTTTCTCGACTGTTATTTTGTGTTTTATCTTTAAATTGTGTCATCTTGTCCAGTTCTGGCATTTTAGCTATTGTGTTTAAAATCCAAGCCAGCTCTGCGTGTTCCTGAATATGAGATTGAATAAAAATGCTGGATTTTTTCGGGTCAATTCCTGAAGCTAAATAAACTTTAGCAATTTCAATAGTCCTTTTTCTGAGCTCTTCAGGGTTTTGCGGAACAGTAATGGCATGCATATCTACCACGCAAAAAATGGACTCAAACTCATCCTGAAGCTTGACCCAATTTTTGATAGCGCCTAAATAATTGCCGACATGCAAATTGCCCGACGGTTGTATTCCCGAGAAAATACGCTTGTTCATATTTAAATTTATAAAGTTTATAAAGTAATAATAACTAAAATAGCCCTTTTTTGCAAACAAAATTGGCCTGACTTTTTCTTTCCGCAAGAAAAAGTAACAAAAAGAACTCTCCGCCCGACTGCAGCCACTGACAAATTTAGGATTTGCTCACTAAAAAATATAACTCCCCCGACAAGTCGAGGTCAGACAGAAATTTTTTAGACGCTCGCAAATCTGAATTTATACCAGGGTCTTCCGCAGGGCGGAATTATGAATGCATTATTTAGCATTTTATAGGTGCGCCATATGAAGTACTTAGGCAAAGTGTTTTTTGAATTTTTGCATCCTCTCGCACACTATAAATTTCGTAAGCAAATTCAAGCAAGTGAACGTTAATAAATTCCTTAAACGCAGCGGAGTGAAGCAGGAATTTTAGTGAGCGAGCTTAGAATTTGCCACAGAAATTAATCCGTGTGCAAGTTTCTTTTCTGTCCACTTTTCTTTTGAAAGAAAAGTGGGCGAAATTGTATAATTAAAAAACTGCCCATCACTGAGCAGTTTTCTTTGTTTCGCTTAGACCTCTATAACTACCGGCAACACCATAGGTCGCCTTTCGGTTTTTGTAAACAAGAAAGATCCGACCGATTCGCGGATATTATTTTTGACATAATCCCAGTTAACCGGCAGGCCTTCTGAAGTTTTTTCTTTGACCACTTTTTCCACCACCCTTTTCGTAGCATTTACTAGATCAAAATTTTCTTTGACGAAAATAAATCCTCTTGATGTGATTTGCGGTGTACCGATTATTTTTTTTGTTTTGGAATCAATGATCACAACGATTGTAAACATTCCATCTTTCGCCAATAATTGGCGATCTCTGAGCACCACTTCCCCGACATCTCCGACTCCCAGACCATCAACCATAACATAGCTGGTATCAATTTTTTTTGAAAGAATTTTAGCGTTACCGTTGCTAAACTCTATTTGATTTCCATTATCCAGAACAAATATTTTTTCTTTTTTTATTCCAATTCTCTCTGCTAACTTGGCGGCTTCTTTGAGCATATAATGATTGCCATAAACGGGTAGGAAAAAATCGGGCTTGATCTGGTGTAAAATATTTTGAATATCATAAGCATTGCTGTGTCCGCTAGTATGTACATCAAGGATATCGCTATGAATCACATTGTCACATTTGCGGTATAAATCATCTTTGAGTCTTTGTACTGTACGTTCATTTCCAGGAACAATTGAAGAAGAAAATATTATCGTATCATCTTTTTGGATTCTGACGAAACGATGCTCGTCATTGACAATGCGTGAGAGAACTGCATTGCCTTCTCCTTGTGCCCCGGTACAAATAACCACAACTTTATTTCTTGGATATTTATGTATTTCGTTGACTGAAATTAAGGTTTTCTTGTGAGCTTTTATATAGCCGAGTTCTTTGGCAATTTCAATATTCATCCTCATGCTATACCCGTCCAGGGCCACTTTTTTCCCTATACTTTCAGCATATTCTATTATTTTCCCAATACGTTCAATCTGTGAAGAAAAAGTTCCGATAACAACCAAACCATTGGCTGAACCTACAAGTTTTTCTAGGTTTTTGTACATCTCTGATTCCGGTTTGTCTTCACTTTTGGTGTCAGTAGCTCCCAAACTTTCCAGCATTAGTATCCGAGGTGAAGGTAATTTAGACAAATGATCATAAGTTATTATTTTATGATTTTTTGGATTTTTATCCATAGTCCAGTCTCCCGGATGTATGACAGTTCCGTCTGGCGTTCTGATTATTACTCCAACTGCATCCATGACTGAGTGTTCCACCTCAAAGAATTCAATTTGAAATTTTCCTAATTTAATTTTGTCTGAAACAGAATTGATTCTCATAACTTTCAGATTCTGGGCTGAATTCTTATCAAAGTCCTCCATTTTTTTCTTGACTAAAGCTAGTGTCAAATCACGTCCGACAATCGGAGGATAACCAAGTTCTTTAAGCAGGATTGGCGCTGCACCAATATGGTCAAGGTGGCCATGGCTGAGCAGTACCCCTCTTACATTTTTTTCTTTGCCTTTTAGGTAATTAATGTTAGGAACAATGTAGTCTATGCCTGGCATGTCTTCCTCTGGAAATTGTATGCCCATGTCTAAAATTATGATATCTCCATCATATTCAAACACTGTCATATTCCTTCCGACTTCTTCATTGCCACCCAAAGGAGTGATAACCAAATGATTACTCTTG carries:
- the trpS gene encoding tryptophan--tRNA ligase yields the protein MNKRIFSGIQPSGNLHVGNYLGAIKNWVKLQDEFESIFCVVDMHAITVPQNPEELRKRTIEIAKVYLASGIDPKKSSIFIQSHIQEHAELAWILNTIAKMPELDKMTQFKDKTQNNSRESIGVGLYDYPILMAADILLYDAEKVPVGEDQVQHVELTRTLGKRFNNKFGETFVIPEPHITKEGMRIMGLDDPGKKMSKSAASEYNWIGITDDAEAIRKKIKKAVTDSGSEIKYQDDKPALKNLINIYSGFSGKTPKEIEKMYVGKGYGDFKNDLAEVIIAGLKPIQEKMKSLSNEEVLKILEDGASKVRLIAENKMEEVKKKIGFIL
- a CDS encoding ribonuclease J, with amino-acid sequence MFKKQSSPMTASAQTLPNNKQVNAQHKKPSHNAMHSIAGRPMKKFKKNMPPNMGMRNNQMRFHKFPMNPKSNHLVITPLGGNEEVGRNMTVFEYDGDIIILDMGIQFPEEDMPGIDYIVPNINYLKGKEKNVRGVLLSHGHLDHIGAAPILLKELGYPPIVGRDLTLALVKKKMEDFDKNSAQNLKVMRINSVSDKIKLGKFQIEFFEVEHSVMDAVGVIIRTPDGTVIHPGDWTMDKNPKNHKIITYDHLSKLPSPRILMLESLGATDTKSEDKPESEMYKNLEKLVGSANGLVVIGTFSSQIERIGKIIEYAESIGKKVALDGYSMRMNIEIAKELGYIKAHKKTLISVNEIHKYPRNKVVVICTGAQGEGNAVLSRIVNDEHRFVRIQKDDTIIFSSSIVPGNERTVQRLKDDLYRKCDNVIHSDILDVHTSGHSNAYDIQNILHQIKPDFFLPVYGNHYMLKEAAKLAERIGIKKEKIFVLDNGNQIEFSNGNAKILSKKIDTSYVMVDGLGVGDVGEVVLRDRQLLAKDGMFTIVVIIDSKTKKIIGTPQITSRGFIFVKENFDLVNATKRVVEKVVKEKTSEGLPVNWDYVKNNIRESVGSFLFTKTERRPMVLPVVIEV